A stretch of DNA from Solenopsis invicta isolate M01_SB chromosome 5, UNIL_Sinv_3.0, whole genome shotgun sequence:
atcATCAAAATCTTTTCAACAGTGTATGCAAATCGGCACGAAATCGTATATGAAAGATTGCTATCATATACCAAATAAGTGTGCGCTTGGtctgatattaataatgatgaaCAACCTCAAAGCTGGAAATTTTATGGATTTATCTTTAGCCAATTTTTGCAACGTAAGTATAAATTTCAACGGAATTATTTTCATGTAGtcatatagaattattttcaattatttataagaatagataagaaaaaatttcagatCGTGTAAGCGTCCGTGGCTTACTTGAATTTACTttgtactttttatatttaatataatggtATCATCGATACGGGATGTATTATAGTAACATTAgcgctaaaatatttaataaaaattaaatatactctAGCATATTTGCTAGTGAGTCTTGTTATATAAATGATTCACGTAAATGTAAGCttggtatataaataaatagagttaaaatttatgatattgacGAGATTGAAACTGCAAATTAACTAGAATAATTATGACATAAAGCTGTGTTACATACTGTGTTACGCAAAGTACATGTAGCTATATCCTGCGTACTTGTCTGCTGATTGTAATACTTCCAATGTGACGTTACGCACTATAGAAATAGCGATTACACGTATATCCACGCAACTATGTTGAAACTCGTAAACTTTATATCGTTACGCATTGCACTCGACAGTGCCACTCGTTACGTATTGTCATCGACATGATCCTCGAACATGCGATGACTGAGAAAGGGGGACAGTCCCTCGCGTACGCATGTCTTCCCCTTACTTGCACATGACATGTACGGTACGCACCTGCACGCGATCACGGAATCATTTCCCCGCGCTTGCGTCGCCACACGGACGTCGAGACCCTGCCGTATGCGTATTTCAGTCGGTGTTGCTCCATGCGAACGACAGCATGCACGATCGATTCCAACCAGACAAGATACACAATGTACGTTACGAACAAGACGTACACTACGCTATGCAGCTGTGCCGGTGGATCCTGAAACCAATCGGTATCTGGCATCTGATTCATGAACGCTCGTCGCAAAGCGAGaagtttctttcatttataCTGATCCTCGCGTGCTTGTCCGGTCTATGTTTCGTGCTTGTACCCGCCGGTCCGTACATTCTATTCCGCGAGAAAGATATCAATATCAAGGTCAAGCTCTTCGGACCGGTCGGCTTCTGTCTAACTTCCGCGATCAAGTACTGCTTCCTCGGAGCGCGCGTCTCGGCGATCGGAAGATGTATCAAACACGTTGAAAGCGACTGGCGGGTAGTACGGTATCAGGATCATCGCAAAATGATGCTGAAAAACTCTCTAGTGGGTCGCAGACTAACGACGCTGTGCGTAATCTTCCTTTACACCGGCGGTATGTCATATCACACCATCATGCCATTATCATCTGGGACGAAGACGAACGGTAGTTTCACAAGTAGGCCCTTGGTTTATCCGGGATACGATCTTTATGTTGATCCTCAGGCAAGTCCCGCTTACGAGACCATCTTTTTCATGCACTGTCTGTCCGCTATGATACAGTATAGCTGTACGACGGCGGCGTGCAGTTTGGCCGCGAGTTTTGCGACACACGCGTGCGGACAGGTGCAGATATTGATGACACTTTTGGACGATCTAGTCGATGGAAAGAGGATTAAAGGCACCGTCGCGAAACGTCTAAGCTTGATAGCGAAGCATCACGTGCGTGTGCTGAGGTGAGAAGAAAACGGGGAAAAAGTGCCGAGATAGTTAACACGTCGCACTTCTAAACTTATTTGGGACAGATACATGGCACGTTTCTAGATTTACGGCCGACGTGGAGGAAATTTTACGTGAAATATGCTTAATGGAACTTGTGGCCGCCACCTTGATTATATGCTTGCTCGAGTATTATTGCATGATGGTAAGACAATTGCGATAGTGTACGTCATGATAACGTAATAACTTtctgcaaataaattttgtcgtgctactttaacaattata
This window harbors:
- the LOC105195347 gene encoding putative odorant receptor 19b, yielding MSSPYLHMTCTVRTCTRSRNHFPALASPHGRRDPAVCVFQSVLLHANDSMHDRFQPDKIHNVRYEQDVHYAMQLCRWILKPIGIWHLIHERSSQSEKFLSFILILACLSGLCFVLVPAGPYILFREKDINIKVKLFGPVGFCLTSAIKYCFLGARVSAIGRCIKHVESDWRVVRYQDHRKMMLKNSLVGRRLTTLCVIFLYTGGMSYHTIMPLSSGTKTNGSFTSRPLVYPGYDLYVDPQASPAYETIFFMHCLSAMIQYSCTTAACSLAASFATHACGQVQILMTLLDDLVDGKRIKGTVAKRLSLIAKHHVRVLRFTADVEEILREICLMELVAATLIICLLEYYCMMEWANSDAVAILTYFILLISLTFNILIFCYIGELLMEEYGKIGSAAYEINWYDLPGHKAADLILIITMSHYPPKLTAGKFCDLSLNTFSTVLKSSVVYLNLLRTVTQ